The sequence TTCCTTACCTCCCCTGTCTCACATTTCGGAAATATCCGAACAGTCGCTTTTGGCCGCCGAACTCGCCGCCAACACCGGAATGATCGAGTGCCTCCGTGAAACCCGGAATGATTCAACCCAAAAAATCAACAGATTGATTTACTGTTTCATGACGAAGCACGCGGCATGCCAATCGTTTTATTCCACACACGGAGGGTCGGTCGATGGTTTCCGTCAACCAGGGAGCTTGGGTTCCCGGTAGCGACAATTACCACTACGGCTACAACTCGCTCCCCAATCTCCCGATCACCGGCGCCCCCGCCGACGCCAACTTCCGGCGCTGGTCGGTGCTGCACGACGGCACCCTCTACCGCCTGTACGCCTTCCGGGGCAGCAGCCGCGACACGCTGTACCAGTTCGCCTGGGACGGCACCTCGTACGCCTACGGCTACAACTCGATCCCGGTGCTCACACTGACGGGCGCGCCGGCGGACGCCGACAGCGGCAGCATCTCGCTGCTGCACAGCGGCGGGGCCTACCACGCCTACCTGCGCAGGCTCGGCGACCCCACCACCCTTTACCAGTTCGTCTGGGTGCCGGGCACGGCGACCTACCAGTGGTCCTACGGCGACCACGCCCCCACCCTCCGGGTCACCGGCTTCCCGCCCGACACCGACTGGTCGCGCTGGTCGATGCTGCACGACGGCACCGCCTACCGGATCTACGCCTTCCACCACGGGTGCAACGACAGGATCTCCCAGGGCTCGTGGAACGGCGACGCGGCGGAATACCAGTACGGCCACAACTCGATTCCCCAGCTCAACCTGAAGGACTTCCCCGACACCAGTGACGCCGGCCGGGCGGCGATGTTGCACGACGGCACCGACTACCGCTTCTACTTCCAGACGCGGTAGCCGCCTTCTTGTCAGGAGCGTCTGATGAGACCCCTCCGCGCGCGGCACGGAAATGCCCTGGACATATCACCGTCCAGGGCATTTCGGCCGCATGAAAAACACCGGCCGCCGCCTGCAATACCCCTAAAATTCGGCATTTGTATTTGCGTGATTCACCGTTCTCCTGGATGACGGCACGCACGTCTCATGAATGACGGCGTGCGCGGCGGACGCGGGAGGAGCCCAGGCCCGCGCCCGGACGGAACCCACAGCCCGACGGAGGCCTACAGCCAGTCCCGGCGCTTGAACACCACGTACAGGGTCGTGCAGACGCCCGCCATCAGCAGCACCGCGAACGGGTAGCCCAGATCCCAGTGGATCTCGGGCATGTCGTCGAAGTTCATGCCGTAGATGGTGCCGACGAGGGTGGGGGCGAACAGGATGGCGGCCCAGGCGGAGATCTTCTTGACCTCCTCGTTCTGGGCGTTGCTGGCCTCGGTGAGATTGGTCATGTGCTCGTTCTGGGCCTGGGCGACCATGGTCGAGTTGACCACGAGGATGTCGTGGAGCATCTGGCGGAAGCCGCTGACCCGCTCCGCCACGGTGATCGCGTGGTCGGCGACGTCGCGCAGGTATCTCTGCAGCTCCTGGTCCACCCCGTACTTGGCCGCCCCCGCGATGAATCCCTCGATCATGCCGAGCAGCGGCCCCGTGGCCCGCTGGAACTCGATCACCTCGCGCGAGAGCTCGTAGATGCGGCGGGAGACGCCGGGCTCGTTGCCGAAGACCTGGACCTCGATCTCGTCGATGTCGTTCTGCAGGCCGGCGACGACCGGGGCGTAGCCGTCCACGACCGCGTCCATGATGGCGTAGAGCACCGCCTGCGGGCCCTGGCCGAGCAGCTCGGGATCGCCCTCCATCCGCCGGCGGACCTGGGACAGGTCGGGGGCCTCGCTGTGCCGTACGGTGATCACGAAGTTCCGGCCGACGAAGAGGTGCAGCTCACCGAAGTCGACCTCCTCGGCCTCGTCGACGTATCTGGCCGGGCGGAGCACCACGAACAGCGTGTCCCCGTAGCGGTCGGCCTTGGGCCGCTGGTGGGCGACGATGGCGTCCTCGACCGCCAGCTCGTGCAGGTCGAACTCCTCCGCCACGTTGAGGATCACCGCGTCCTCGGGCCGGTAGAAGCCGATCCAGGCCATGCTGTCGGGGGTGTTCTTCAGGCACTCGAACGCCTCGGGCAGCGATCCGGGGGTGGCCGTCCGCCGCCCGTTCACGTAGATCGCGTTGTCGATGACGTGCGACCGGGGCGAAGGCGGCTCGTCGCCGGCGGAGCGCGGGTCCATCGACCGCTCGGGAGAGTCCCGCACCGCTCCGGAACGCCCGCGCATCAGGCTCCGCATACCCCGCACCCGCCGATCAGCCACGTCCTTCTCCTCATCCGACGTTCATGAACTCCTCCAGCGACCGCATCGCCCTACCCCGGATCGTCGCCCGGAACATCGGGGTCCAGCCGAAGAAGAGCCCCACCGGCCGGCCCAGGGCCATCTTGGACCAGTGCTTGAAGTCGAACTCGTCGTGGTGCCGGATGATCAGGCCGCCCTCGAACCGGAACAGGGCGTCGATCTCGTTGACGACCTCCCTGCCCGTCCTGCCGAAGGTGTAACGGGCCGTCCAGTGCGCCTCGCCGTCGTGGTCGCGCGCGCTGACGTCGCGGACGGCCACCGCGATGTCGTGGTTGCGGCCGAGCAGCATCCGCCACATGCCCATGACCCTGTCGCGGCCCTCCAGCTCCTGGAAGACGGGGTCGCCGAACGTGGCGTCGGGGTGGTAGCAGCGCTCCATCGCGTCGGCGTCGCGGCGTCCGAAGGCGTCGTAGAAAGTCCTGATGAGCGCGGCGTTCTGGTCGTTCACGCGGATCCCCCAGATCATCGTTCTCCCGATGACCGAGTGTAATCGGGAGAAAGATCGAACAGATCGGCGGCGCTGTCCCAGCACACCGCCCGCAGCCAGTCCTCGCCGAGGCCGAGGCGGTCCAGCGCGTGGATCTGGTGTGCGTAGGGGTAGGGGATGTTCGGAAAGTCGCTGCCGAGCAGGACCTTACCCGCCAGGCCGAGGTCACGGAGCCGTGGCCCGAGGTGGGCGGGGAACGGCATGCCGCGCTCGGCGAAGTCGGTGAAGGTCATCGTGGTGTCGAGCCGTACGTTCGCGAAGGTCTCCGCCATCCGGAAGAACTCCTCGTACTCCGGCATGCCGAGGTGCGCGACGACCACGGCCAGCCGGGGATGGCGGGCCAGCACCCCGGCGATCGGCACCGGGCCGGTGCAGCGGCCGGGCAGGGGGATCGAGCTGGCGTGGACCACGACGGGGACGCCCCGCTCGGCCAGCAGCCCCCACACCTCGTCGATCTCCCTGAGCCTGGGATCGAAGTCGCCCACCTGCAGATGGACCTTGAAGATGCGCGCCCCCCGGTCGAGGGCGTCCCGCACGTAGTCGAGGACCCCGGGTTCGGGGTAGAAGGTGGCCGAGGGGAGGCATCCGGGGGTGCGGCGGGCGAAGTCGAGGGTCCAGGCGTTGAGGTCGGCCGCCATGCCGGGCCGGTGCGCGTACGCCAGGGCGGAGAACGCCCGCACCCCGAGGTCTCCCAGGCGCGCGACCCGCTCCTCGGCAGGCACCCGGTAGTGGATCGGCCACCCCGCCCCCATCAGCGGGCCGCCGTTCTCGAAGTGGTGCCAGACCCGGCGCTCCATCCGCTCGGGCAGGAAGTGGACGTGCACGTCCGCCAGACCCGGCAGGCCCAGGCCCCGCCACCAGGCGGGGACGTCGGCGTCGGCCGGTTCCGGAATAATGCTCTGCATATCCGTGACTTTATCGCCAGCACACCGGATGTCATGGGACGCTTTGCTCCGACGTCGTGAAGGAGAAGTGATCGTTGTCCGAGGTCTGGGTGACTCTGACCACGCCCCAGGCGGGGCCGCCCCTGTGGATCGTGCTGCTGGCCGCGCTGGCGGCGCTGGCCGTGGTGACGTGGTCCGCCTCGTGGCAGCTCTCCCGGGGCCTGATCACGATCGCGCACGAGGGCGGGCACGCGCTGACCGCGCTGCTCACCCGACGCAAGCTGCAGGGCATCCGGCTGCACTCCGACACCTCGGGCGTCACCCTGACCCGGGGCAGGCCCACCGGCCCGGGGATGATCCTGACCGCCGCCGCCGGATACGTCGCCCCGTCCCTGCTGGGGCTCGGCGGGGCGTGGCTGACCTCCGCCGGCTACGTGGCGATCCTGATCACGATCGTGATCGCGCTGCTGTTCTGCATGCTGCTGCTGATCCGCAACCTGTTCGGCGTGGTCAGCCTGCTGGCCACCGGCGGGGCGACAGCCGCCCTCACCTGGTACGCCCCGCCCGACGTGGACGCCGTCCTCGCCTATCTGGCCGTCTGGTTCCTGCTGTTCGGCGGTGTCCGGCCGATCGTGGAGCTGCAGCGCAAGCGGCGGCACGGCCGCGCCCCGAGCTCCGACGCCGACCAGCTCGCCCGGCTGACCTTCCTGCCCGGCGGGTTCTGGGTGCTGCTGTTCCTGCTGGTGGCGGGGGCCGCCCTGCTCGGCGGGGCCTACCTGCTGGTCCCGTTGCCGCTCGCCTTCCACTGATCGCCGGACGGCCGGAGACCCTCGCCGCCCGGTCACGGGAACGGCCGCCGCCGCCCGGGCCGGACCACCCGCGTCCGCGGCGCCGTATCCGGCCGGCCGCCCGCACCGGCGGTCCCGCCCGACCGGG comes from Streptosporangium roseum DSM 43021 and encodes:
- a CDS encoding M50 family metallopeptidase — protein: MSEVWVTLTTPQAGPPLWIVLLAALAALAVVTWSASWQLSRGLITIAHEGGHALTALLTRRKLQGIRLHSDTSGVTLTRGRPTGPGMILTAAAGYVAPSLLGLGGAWLTSAGYVAILITIVIALLFCMLLLIRNLFGVVSLLATGGATAALTWYAPPDVDAVLAYLAVWFLLFGGVRPIVELQRKRRHGRAPSSDADQLARLTFLPGGFWVLLFLLVAGAALLGGAYLLVPLPLAFH
- a CDS encoding amidohydrolase family protein; translation: MQSIIPEPADADVPAWWRGLGLPGLADVHVHFLPERMERRVWHHFENGGPLMGAGWPIHYRVPAEERVARLGDLGVRAFSALAYAHRPGMAADLNAWTLDFARRTPGCLPSATFYPEPGVLDYVRDALDRGARIFKVHLQVGDFDPRLREIDEVWGLLAERGVPVVVHASSIPLPGRCTGPVPIAGVLARHPRLAVVVAHLGMPEYEEFFRMAETFANVRLDTTMTFTDFAERGMPFPAHLGPRLRDLGLAGKVLLGSDFPNIPYPYAHQIHALDRLGLGEDWLRAVCWDSAADLFDLSPDYTRSSGER
- a CDS encoding nuclear transport factor 2 family protein; this encodes MIWGIRVNDQNAALIRTFYDAFGRRDADAMERCYHPDATFGDPVFQELEGRDRVMGMWRMLLGRNHDIAVAVRDVSARDHDGEAHWTARYTFGRTGREVVNEIDALFRFEGGLIIRHHDEFDFKHWSKMALGRPVGLFFGWTPMFRATIRGRAMRSLEEFMNVG
- a CDS encoding magnesium and cobalt transport protein CorA, yielding MADRRVRGMRSLMRGRSGAVRDSPERSMDPRSAGDEPPSPRSHVIDNAIYVNGRRTATPGSLPEAFECLKNTPDSMAWIGFYRPEDAVILNVAEEFDLHELAVEDAIVAHQRPKADRYGDTLFVVLRPARYVDEAEEVDFGELHLFVGRNFVITVRHSEAPDLSQVRRRMEGDPELLGQGPQAVLYAIMDAVVDGYAPVVAGLQNDIDEIEVQVFGNEPGVSRRIYELSREVIEFQRATGPLLGMIEGFIAGAAKYGVDQELQRYLRDVADHAITVAERVSGFRQMLHDILVVNSTMVAQAQNEHMTNLTEASNAQNEEVKKISAWAAILFAPTLVGTIYGMNFDDMPEIHWDLGYPFAVLLMAGVCTTLYVVFKRRDWL